Proteins encoded in a region of the Isoalcanivorax pacificus W11-5 genome:
- a CDS encoding ExbD/TolR family protein has protein sequence MRFRKRERDDEVELNITAFLNLMVVLIPFLLLNAVFAQVSVLQLNLPSDNAAPSDPDSQRPLVLEVLIYQDRFEVIDRQSGPLKIVPNTEDGAHDRDALHTFLVQVKEQFPDITDITLLCEDDTSYELLVQTMDTVRLRNVTLNGQRIKRELFPDIGIGSAPPDARRAGGAS, from the coding sequence ATGCGGTTTCGCAAACGAGAACGTGACGACGAGGTGGAGCTGAACATCACCGCTTTTCTGAATCTGATGGTGGTGCTGATTCCGTTTTTGCTGCTGAACGCGGTGTTCGCGCAGGTGTCTGTCCTGCAACTGAACCTGCCGTCGGACAACGCAGCCCCCTCTGACCCGGACAGTCAGCGGCCGTTGGTGCTTGAAGTACTGATCTATCAGGACCGTTTCGAGGTGATCGATCGCCAGAGCGGCCCGTTGAAGATCGTGCCCAACACCGAAGACGGTGCGCACGACCGGGATGCCCTGCACACTTTCCTGGTGCAGGTGAAAGAACAATTTCCGGACATTACCGACATTACCCTGCTGTGCGAGGACGATACATCCTACGAACTGCTGGTGCAGACCATGGACACCGTGCGCCTGCGCAACGTGACGCTCAACGGCCAGCGCATCAAGCGTGAGCTGTTCCCGGACATCGGCATCGGTTCGGCACCGCCGGATGCACGCCGTGCGGGAGGTGCGTCATGA
- a CDS encoding MotA/TolQ/ExbB proton channel family protein yields the protein MSTATLDTATTVADPGLVATIVAFIQDGGLFMYPILVVLAVGLGITLERIIYLQSVKGRNRKVWAEIFPLLTKAQFRQAMEAVRENDTGIARVIGYGLERARTSRRHEDVELAMEEGLMEVLPRLETRTGYIATLANIATLLGLLGTILGLIAAFTAVASADPAQKADLLSASISVAMNTTAFGLITAIPLLLAHAFINSMTSKIVDSMEMASVKFINVYRLAISQQEQRKPDAE from the coding sequence ATGTCAACTGCGACCCTCGATACCGCCACCACCGTTGCGGATCCGGGCCTTGTTGCCACCATCGTCGCCTTCATCCAGGACGGCGGTCTGTTCATGTACCCGATCCTGGTGGTGCTGGCCGTCGGCCTTGGCATTACCCTGGAGCGCATCATCTACCTGCAGAGCGTCAAGGGCCGCAACCGCAAAGTCTGGGCCGAGATTTTCCCCCTGCTGACCAAAGCCCAGTTCCGCCAGGCGATGGAAGCCGTGCGTGAAAACGACACCGGCATCGCCCGCGTGATCGGCTACGGCCTGGAACGCGCGCGCACCTCGCGCCGCCACGAAGACGTGGAACTGGCCATGGAAGAGGGCCTGATGGAAGTGCTGCCACGTCTGGAGACCCGCACCGGCTACATCGCCACGCTGGCCAACATCGCCACCCTGCTCGGCCTGCTCGGCACCATTCTGGGTCTGATCGCGGCCTTTACCGCCGTTGCCAGCGCCGACCCGGCACAAAAGGCCGACCTGCTGTCTGCCTCCATTTCCGTCGCCATGAACACCACCGCGTTCGGTCTGATCACCGCCATTCCGCTGCTGCTGGCCCACGCCTTCATCAACTCGATGACCAGCAAGATCGTCGACAGCATGGAAATGGCCTCGGTGAAATTCATCAACGTCTACCGCCTTGCCATCAGCCAGCAGGAACAGCGCAAGCCCGATGCCGAGTAA
- a CDS encoding tetratricopeptide repeat protein, translated as MSTSFTKLSLALLCSTALLHGCSTTPVPGDGERAVSRYADQRTGSAAADSDAVHIPPVPHDAAAEPMAAAAMNDYFNALQALRDGDAARAESLFRDIAERYPLLSGPWVNLGLIALQQDRFDDAENALRRALQVNARNPYAHNALGLALREQGRFDEAAAHYQQAVTLDPMYARAHFNLGVLAELYLQQPADALAHFRRYQALQKQPDQTVANWITDLERRVPQAAVAAEDNKS; from the coding sequence ATGTCGACATCATTTACTAAGCTGTCGCTGGCCTTGCTGTGCAGCACAGCGCTACTGCACGGTTGCAGCACCACCCCTGTGCCCGGCGACGGCGAACGGGCCGTATCGCGCTATGCTGACCAGCGCACCGGCTCGGCCGCCGCCGACAGCGATGCCGTGCATATCCCGCCGGTGCCTCACGATGCTGCTGCAGAACCGATGGCAGCCGCCGCCATGAATGATTATTTCAATGCCCTGCAGGCGCTGCGCGATGGCGACGCGGCGCGCGCGGAAAGCCTGTTCCGCGACATCGCCGAACGCTATCCGCTGCTGTCCGGCCCGTGGGTGAACCTGGGCCTGATCGCCTTGCAGCAGGACCGTTTTGACGACGCGGAAAACGCGCTGCGCCGCGCGCTCCAGGTCAATGCACGCAACCCGTATGCACATAACGCACTGGGGCTGGCACTGCGCGAGCAGGGCCGTTTTGATGAAGCCGCCGCGCATTATCAGCAGGCCGTCACGCTCGACCCGATGTACGCCCGCGCCCATTTCAATCTCGGCGTGCTGGCCGAGCTGTACCTGCAACAGCCCGCCGACGCGCTGGCGCATTTCCGTCGCTACCAGGCGTTACAGAAACAGCCGGACCAGACCGTCGCCAACTGGATCACCGACCTTGAACGGCGCGTGCCCCAGGCCGCCGTCGCCGCAGAGGACAACAAATCATGA
- a CDS encoding tetratricopeptide repeat protein translates to MRRFPLQRLSAAIMLVSGTLTFAGCASAPPADPAAGRYSGTTLADLEQHDIVIEQKALENASPEMALENYRRAIALLPEPEQRARPLRRMADLAMNTAERRSFDDPAQQAAPSVDTTGEYDRNIDRMLYENFLREAETATDREQRYALLGLAGDMRSNLQDADLDTDFRTAILLYRTLLESTRDPAERADAWYQLAKAYDLAGDLNGSLQSLEALVREHPDSEYYVEAQFRRGELLFANSEFDTAADAYGAVIRTGGDNDFLLQSLYKLGWSHYKLGDYRLALTQFFALTDRLHGKPELDNPATMQAKLMQDTARVISLTFTNLDGAESVHQWFAEHGSRPYEGDVYRNLGDTYLQQERFRDAADSYDRFVSTYPDGPRAPEFSTLQIEAYQKGGFPTLVLPAKEQFVERYGVNSRFWAAQPDIRAGYVDLLKGHILDLAQHYHALAQQTAGKQASPAEAYAAPVRWYREYLDTPPPAANQASINHRYAEALYAAQDYAGAVAEFERTAYEYPDYADADSAGYFALVAYQALMGGLPADTEQQAAARDAWLQRKIASGLRFAAAWPAHEQAAQVLYNVSEDQLSRNDVTGAVATAGLLVNRQPPPPADMLRYGWATIANGEFDLGRYDVAEYAYSTLIGLPSLSATEKTTYQERLAASVYRQAEGLQETGELAAAAAMFLRVADVYPQASIRKNAEFDAATLYLELADHGSAITILEDFRRRYPDDPLTATVPDKLALAYEKTGNFGAAALELERIADTYADSDPELGQQALWQAAEMQDRADDLAGSVRLYRKYVWAYPDPIDVRAEAQYRLTSLYEKGGDLERRDFWLDKLIQTWRDAGDAPSVRIAYLGAWAAFTLAEPKFETFRDIRLTQPLRRSLEQKTTAMRSALASYEQVAAIGVAEFATAANYKIGEMYRQLALDIMDSERPGNLDELELEMYELLLEEQALPYEDQAIDILIANTDLVVDDIYDEWVKQSFAALGELLPGRYAKFEQVEPYVDIIY, encoded by the coding sequence ATGAGACGTTTTCCCCTGCAACGGCTGTCCGCAGCCATCATGCTCGTGTCCGGCACGCTGACCTTTGCCGGCTGCGCCAGCGCACCGCCCGCCGATCCCGCCGCCGGCCGCTACAGCGGCACGACGCTCGCAGATCTGGAACAGCACGACATCGTCATCGAACAAAAAGCACTGGAAAACGCCTCCCCGGAAATGGCGCTGGAAAACTACCGCCGCGCCATTGCCCTGCTGCCGGAACCGGAACAGCGCGCCCGGCCGCTGCGCCGCATGGCCGACCTGGCCATGAACACCGCCGAACGCCGCAGCTTTGATGACCCCGCACAACAGGCTGCGCCGTCGGTGGACACCACCGGCGAATATGATCGCAACATTGATCGCATGCTGTACGAGAATTTCCTGCGCGAAGCCGAAACCGCCACCGACCGCGAACAGCGTTACGCCCTGCTCGGCCTGGCCGGCGACATGCGCTCCAACCTGCAGGACGCCGATCTCGATACCGATTTCCGCACCGCCATCCTGCTCTATCGCACCCTGCTGGAAAGCACCCGCGACCCGGCCGAACGTGCCGACGCCTGGTACCAGCTGGCCAAGGCCTACGACCTGGCCGGCGACCTGAACGGTTCGTTGCAGTCACTGGAAGCCCTGGTGCGCGAACACCCGGACAGCGAGTACTACGTCGAGGCGCAATTCCGCCGCGGCGAGTTGCTGTTCGCCAACAGCGAATTCGACACCGCCGCCGACGCCTACGGCGCAGTGATCCGCACCGGCGGCGATAACGACTTCCTGCTGCAATCGCTGTACAAGCTGGGCTGGAGCCATTACAAGCTCGGCGACTACCGGCTCGCGCTGACACAGTTCTTTGCGCTCACCGACCGTCTGCATGGCAAACCCGAACTGGACAACCCGGCCACCATGCAGGCCAAGCTGATGCAGGATACCGCGCGCGTCATCAGCCTGACCTTTACCAATCTCGACGGCGCCGAGTCTGTACACCAGTGGTTTGCCGAGCACGGCAGCCGCCCCTACGAAGGCGATGTCTATCGCAACCTGGGCGACACCTATCTGCAGCAGGAACGCTTCCGCGACGCCGCCGACAGCTACGACCGTTTCGTCAGCACCTACCCGGACGGTCCACGCGCACCGGAATTCTCCACCCTGCAGATCGAGGCCTACCAGAAAGGTGGTTTCCCGACGCTGGTGCTGCCGGCGAAGGAACAGTTCGTCGAGCGCTACGGCGTCAACAGCCGCTTCTGGGCCGCCCAGCCGGATATCCGCGCCGGTTATGTGGACCTGCTGAAAGGCCATATTCTCGACCTGGCCCAGCACTACCACGCGCTGGCGCAGCAGACTGCCGGCAAGCAGGCCTCCCCCGCAGAAGCCTACGCCGCGCCAGTGCGCTGGTACCGCGAATACCTGGACACACCGCCCCCGGCAGCCAATCAGGCCAGCATCAATCACCGCTATGCCGAAGCCCTGTACGCCGCGCAGGACTACGCGGGCGCCGTGGCAGAATTCGAGCGCACGGCCTACGAATATCCGGACTACGCCGACGCCGACAGCGCCGGTTATTTCGCGCTGGTGGCCTATCAGGCACTGATGGGCGGCCTGCCCGCCGACACCGAACAGCAGGCCGCCGCCCGCGACGCCTGGCTGCAACGCAAGATTGCCAGCGGCCTGCGCTTCGCCGCCGCCTGGCCCGCGCACGAACAGGCAGCGCAGGTGCTGTACAACGTCAGCGAAGACCAGCTCTCGCGCAACGACGTCACCGGCGCCGTCGCCACCGCCGGCCTGCTGGTCAATCGCCAGCCGCCACCGCCGGCGGACATGCTGCGCTACGGCTGGGCCACCATTGCCAACGGCGAATTCGATCTGGGCCGCTACGATGTGGCGGAGTACGCCTACAGCACCCTGATCGGCCTGCCCAGCCTGAGCGCCACGGAAAAGACCACCTACCAGGAACGCCTCGCCGCCAGCGTGTATCGTCAGGCCGAAGGCCTGCAGGAAACCGGCGAGCTGGCCGCTGCGGCCGCCATGTTCCTGCGCGTCGCCGACGTGTATCCGCAGGCGAGCATCCGCAAGAACGCAGAATTCGATGCCGCCACCCTGTACCTGGAGCTGGCAGACCACGGCAGCGCTATCACCATCCTGGAAGATTTCCGCAGGCGCTATCCGGATGATCCGCTCACCGCCACCGTGCCGGACAAACTGGCGCTGGCCTATGAAAAGACCGGCAACTTCGGCGCTGCCGCGCTGGAGCTGGAACGCATTGCCGACACTTACGCCGACAGCGATCCCGAGCTGGGCCAGCAGGCGCTCTGGCAGGCTGCCGAAATGCAGGACCGTGCCGACGACCTGGCCGGCTCCGTGCGGCTGTATCGCAAATACGTCTGGGCCTACCCGGACCCGATCGACGTGCGCGCCGAAGCCCAGTACCGCCTGACCTCGCTGTATGAAAAAGGCGGCGACCTGGAACGCCGCGACTTCTGGCTCGACAAGCTGATCCAGACCTGGCGCGACGCCGGCGATGCCCCCAGCGTGCGCATTGCCTACCTGGGCGCCTGGGCGGCCTTCACCCTGGCCGAACCGAAGTTCGAGACGTTCCGCGACATTCGCCTGACCCAGCCGCTGCGCCGCAGCCTGGAGCAGAAAACCACCGCCATGCGCAGTGCACTGGCCAGCTATGAGCAGGTCGCCGCCATCGGCGTGGCCGAGTTCGCCACCGCCGCCAACTACAAGATCGGCGAAATGTACCGTCAGCTCGCCCTCGACATCATGGACAGCGAACGCCCCGGCAATCTGGACGAGCTGGAACTGGAAATGTACGAGCTGCTGCTGGAGGAACAGGCGCTGCCGTATGAAGACCAGGCCATCGATATCCTGATCGCCAACACCGATCTGGTGGTGGACGACATCTATGACGAGTGGGTCAAACAGAGCTTCGCCGCGCTGGGCGAATTGCTGCCGGGACGTTACGCGAAATTTGAACAGGTCGAACCCTATGTCGACATCATTTACTAA